The Aedes aegypti strain LVP_AGWG chromosome 1, AaegL5.0 Primary Assembly, whole genome shotgun sequence sequence GGCTAGGGAATGCGTTCGCTCAGTCCATGAGGGTATCCGAAGGGAGCTGCTGGTGGTGGCTCTCGAACCAGTCGATGGAATCCAGGAATCCCGGATCGTTGGCCGTTCGCTGCAATAGCGATTGCTCGTCATCCTCCTCTAGTTCACTTTTGATCATCATAATGTCGGCGTATTGCTGTTGATCGATCATGGAGAGAATCTTTCCGTCCTCCATTGGTCGATTGAGGAAGACTGTGGGTCCATCCTTTTGGTCCTCGGGTTCCAGAGCGTAGTTGCTTTGGGGAGAGAAGGCGATGGCCGATTCGCTCATAAGATCGTCCGAGTCCTCCTGGATGACGTCCTGATCGATAACCGAACTGGTGTCACCGAAGAAGGAGCTGTCGTTTGGCGAATCGTCGTAGAGACTGTCTGGGTCCAGATATTGGAAGGTGTTTGTACCGGGAATGCGGATGTACTGATGGCCGTTGATGATGGTGATCTGGGTTTGATCTAGGGAAACTCCGTTCGGGTTTCCGATGGCACGAGGTTTGATTGCGAGGAAGAAATTATTGGGCTGCATCGGTTCTGGTGGAGGAGTAGCCGGAAGCTGAGTAGACTCCTGCTGTTCTGAAGGTTGGATTTTGAAAACACTACCTTCCTTCTCTGGGTCGAGGGAAAGGAGACGTTCCAGGCACTTGATGTATTCAACGGCCATCCGAAGGGTTTCAACTTTACTCAGCTTCTTGTGGATCCCACGTGTAGTACCGGCTTCGAAGACTTCTGCGATCTCCTCCGGAATACGTTGACGCAGAGCGGCAAATCCGTTGTTGACCTGCTGAACTCGGTTGCGTTCCCGGGCGTTTCGTCGTTCAACGGCACTGATTGTACTTTTCGGATCGGAGTTCTTACGTCTTCCTGGACCTGGTGACGCAACACTTCCCAGATGTTTCCGTAGATCTACAGTCGAACTGTTGTACATCACATTCTCGATACTTCCGAGCATTCCCAAGGGAATCTTCCGCTTCAGCACTACCGTAGAATCGTTTTCATCAAAGTTCTCCACGTTCGACCCATTCGGAATCATCACTTGGTTCTCCTTGAACTTCATGCGCTTCAACGGGTTCAGGGTGGAGATGTTCCGCACCGAAATGGTGGTCATGTTCGACGCCATTGCCACACACAATCACTTAACGTAACTCTAACTATCACAATCGTAATCAATCTCAACTGGTTGGGAGTCCTTGGATGGGGTTCAGTCCTACATGTTCGCCTTCGCACTACCTTGCACTACCGTTAGAGTCCACCGGACCGCAACTTTGGAGTCCGGACGAGTGTTCCGTTCTGTGGCTGGTTTTGTTCTGGCGTTCCGTGTCGCGTGCCAAACTGTCTTTAGCTGCACCTTTCCAGCGTGCAACCGGGAAAGCCCTGGAAAAACGGACATCTGGCCTTGCTGTCTCCCTCTCTTCCACACAGTTACCTCCGGTTGCATGCCATTATTAAAGGgaattattttcaatataatcACCCCGAATCGAACGGAACGGAGGGGTTCCCGCTCGCTATGTACTTCAAGTTCTGCGCTCCCTGAAAGTTGGTGTGCGCAAAGGTGTGTGCGAACGCCAGGCAGACAGGATCGTTGCATCGTCCTTACAATCAAACAGCTATATTGCGCAAGGCGATTACACTTTTT is a genomic window containing:
- the LOC5568415 gene encoding achaete-scute complex protein T8, whose product is MASNMTTISVRNISTLNPLKRMKFKENQVMIPNGSNVENFDENDSTVVLKRKIPLGMLGSIENVMYNSSTVDLRKHLGSVASPGPGRRKNSDPKSTISAVERRNARERNRVQQVNNGFAALRQRIPEEIAEVFEAGTTRGIHKKLSKVETLRMAVEYIKCLERLLSLDPEKEGSVFKIQPSEQQESTQLPATPPPEPMQPNNFFLAIKPRAIGNPNGVSLDQTQITIINGHQYIRIPGTNTFQYLDPDSLYDDSPNDSSFFGDTSSVIDQDVIQEDSDDLMSESAIAFSPQSNYALEPEDQKDGPTVFLNRPMEDGKILSMIDQQQYADIMMIKSELEEDDEQSLLQRTANDPGFLDSIDWFESHHQQLPSDTLMD